From a single Haladaptatus cibarius D43 genomic region:
- a CDS encoding PQQ-binding-like beta-propeller repeat protein → MVSKNRRKILAVLGSSLFVAGCTNSSSDSPDTSTSQQPPTATSTVRTTKPSEQNETQRTTEVSNTPKSEFNKHLKTTGHWPQFQFDATKTGHSDDVNGVSSDGSVYWKRAKGGEPIINGNRIYTIERHEGQLFLLTRKIQTGEIAHKYRISNGTWTALSNNNVLYSSSSSLVSVNTRDWTENWKFDLSVRNIYAPAIDHSVIYISAEPLGFDDTKGVVKAIDANTGKTYWKNTVSETKEVALQRGQALYYIDSGNLIAVEPKNGDMKWKYTQSSSIDTYPVAAGQFVLYGNQDSITCLHASNGQKVWSQQIESCNGIAVSDNVAFISDNGGISATDLVDGQQIWRANIGTAMIPSVDAETVYVDADSQLFALNRSTGEKHWSYEFPDVVIEGDVLASGTRSPPTIIDDGILVQAVDGLYAFGQ, encoded by the coding sequence ATGGTCAGTAAAAACAGACGTAAAATACTTGCTGTTCTTGGAAGTTCTCTATTTGTGGCCGGATGTACAAACTCGTCAAGCGATTCGCCAGATACATCAACGAGCCAGCAACCACCAACCGCCACATCAACGGTTAGAACAACTAAACCATCGGAACAGAACGAAACTCAACGAACAACGGAAGTCTCGAACACGCCAAAATCAGAGTTTAACAAGCATCTCAAAACGACCGGCCACTGGCCACAATTCCAATTTGATGCAACAAAGACAGGACACAGTGATGATGTTAACGGCGTTTCAAGCGATGGTTCAGTATACTGGAAACGAGCAAAAGGAGGCGAGCCAATTATCAATGGTAATCGAATCTACACCATCGAACGACACGAGGGACAGTTATTTTTACTCACAAGAAAAATTCAAACCGGCGAAATAGCACACAAATACAGAATTTCAAATGGTACTTGGACAGCACTGTCGAACAACAATGTTCTGTATTCTTCATCCAGTAGTCTCGTTTCCGTTAATACGAGGGACTGGACAGAAAACTGGAAATTTGATTTGTCAGTGAGAAATATATATGCGCCAGCTATTGATCATTCAGTCATATACATCTCAGCCGAACCGTTAGGATTTGACGATACGAAAGGTGTCGTAAAAGCAATCGATGCAAATACAGGAAAGACGTACTGGAAAAACACTGTTTCAGAAACGAAGGAAGTCGCACTTCAACGTGGACAGGCGTTATATTACATAGATAGTGGTAATTTAATTGCAGTTGAACCCAAAAACGGAGATATGAAGTGGAAATACACGCAAAGTTCTTCTATCGATACATATCCCGTAGCTGCAGGTCAGTTTGTGCTGTATGGAAATCAAGATTCAATCACGTGCCTCCATGCTAGTAACGGGCAAAAAGTATGGTCACAGCAGATCGAATCGTGTAATGGAATTGCAGTTAGTGATAATGTCGCCTTTATATCAGATAATGGCGGGATTTCCGCTACCGATCTTGTAGACGGACAACAAATTTGGCGTGCGAACATTGGTACAGCGATGATACCAAGTGTGGATGCTGAAACAGTGTATGTTGACGCCGACTCCCAATTGTTTGCGCTAAATCGCTCAACTGGGGAGAAACATTGGTCGTATGAATTCCCAGATGTTGTCATTGAGGGCGACGTACTAGCGAGCGGCACTCGCTCACCACCAACAATAATTGATGATGGGATTCTGGTTCAGGCAGTCGATGGTCTCTACGCATTCGGACAATAG
- a CDS encoding winged helix-turn-helix transcriptional regulator, protein MLPDKSSSRVTLTNVDKEILELLREGRATQSYIVDEIGRSRQYVHNRLGILTAAGYLENIHAKTALYELVGDPLAGEENGG, encoded by the coding sequence ATGCTCCCAGACAAATCCAGCAGCAGAGTCACTCTCACGAACGTCGATAAGGAAATTCTCGAACTCCTCCGCGAGGGACGGGCAACACAATCATACATCGTCGACGAAATCGGTCGTTCGCGCCAATACGTCCACAACCGACTCGGAATACTCACCGCTGCTGGGTACCTGGAAAACATCCATGCGAAAACAGCATTGTACGAGTTAGTTGGTGATCCACTTGCTGGCGAGGAAAATGGAGGATGA
- a CDS encoding MOSC domain-containing protein: MQARTDVEAVAGRGLRGDRYFEERGLWNFLDEDPNREVKEASDVTFIEAEALASVEREASIEIPSGAHRRNVTTRNVPLNHLVGQTFTVGDVLCEGIQLCEPCGYMQSLVGEKGLSEALVHRGGLNASVIESGQFSVGDEVRW, translated from the coding sequence ATGCAGGCACGAACGGACGTGGAAGCAGTTGCGGGACGAGGACTCCGTGGCGACCGGTACTTCGAGGAACGTGGGCTCTGGAACTTCCTTGACGAGGATCCGAATCGAGAGGTGAAGGAGGCAAGTGACGTTACTTTCATTGAAGCCGAGGCACTGGCATCGGTTGAACGGGAGGCAAGTATCGAAATCCCGTCAGGTGCGCATCGTCGAAACGTAACGACACGAAATGTCCCACTCAACCACCTCGTGGGCCAAACATTCACTGTCGGCGATGTTCTCTGCGAGGGTATTCAACTCTGTGAACCATGTGGTTATATGCAGTCACTCGTCGGCGAGAAAGGACTTTCTGAAGCCCTTGTTCATCGTGGCGGACTCAACGCGTCCGTAATTGAATCCGGACAGTTTAGTGTCGGCGATGAGGTGCGGTGGTAA
- a CDS encoding SWIM zinc finger family protein yields MSTKSPSELEADETAQKRAQWEQFSFDVDAPGLVGVTNESHENPADHQYTVSIDDVTDDLMACTCPHHVHRNAYCKHMAAVENATDDGTLDAFPSEENEGDAEPEDCDCDGLGDFPCWPCVQTGRKELSN; encoded by the coding sequence ATGTCAACGAAATCGCCTAGTGAACTTGAAGCTGACGAGACAGCACAGAAACGCGCACAGTGGGAACAATTTTCCTTCGACGTCGATGCCCCCGGACTCGTTGGAGTCACTAACGAGAGCCACGAGAACCCTGCAGACCACCAGTACACCGTCTCTATCGATGACGTGACCGACGACCTGATGGCCTGCACGTGCCCGCATCACGTCCACCGGAACGCCTACTGCAAACACATGGCCGCCGTCGAAAACGCAACTGACGATGGGACGCTCGACGCCTTCCCGTCGGAGGAGAACGAAGGCGATGCCGAACCCGAAGACTGCGACTGTGACGGCCTCGGTGACTTCCCGTGCTGGCCATGCGTGCAAACGGGACGAAAAGAACTGTCGAACTAA
- a CDS encoding phosphoglycerol geranylgeranyltransferase — MPCWQANWTHVTKIDPDKSLPDRDTYVEVAETGTDAIIIGGTTSVTEERVQPLLDALASTEIPVYIEPTYRPTIFDHVTVAGYLIPVVLNAGDTTWITGVHTEWVRSTKIIDWEHTFPEAYIVLNPDSAVATYNQANCDLNAADVAAYAEIAEHLLGQDTVYLESSGTLSESAIVAAARDALSSATLFYGGGIYDYDSAYEMAAVADTVVVGDLLHDAGVEAVEATVRGAKDAPHES; from the coding sequence ATGCCATGTTGGCAGGCGAACTGGACTCACGTCACCAAAATCGACCCCGATAAATCTCTTCCAGACAGAGATACCTACGTCGAAGTCGCCGAGACCGGTACGGATGCGATCATTATCGGTGGCACGACGAGCGTTACCGAAGAACGTGTTCAGCCACTCCTCGACGCACTTGCCTCCACAGAGATCCCGGTGTATATCGAACCTACCTATCGGCCAACGATATTCGATCACGTCACCGTCGCTGGTTATCTTATTCCGGTCGTCCTGAACGCTGGTGACACGACATGGATAACAGGGGTGCACACGGAATGGGTGCGTTCAACAAAGATTATCGATTGGGAACACACCTTCCCCGAAGCGTACATCGTTCTGAACCCAGACTCGGCCGTCGCAACGTACAACCAAGCCAACTGCGACCTCAATGCAGCAGATGTCGCTGCTTACGCTGAAATCGCTGAACATCTCCTTGGCCAGGATACCGTCTATCTCGAATCCTCTGGTACTCTGAGTGAATCTGCCATCGTCGCGGCAGCACGGGATGCCCTGTCCTCAGCAACGCTATTCTACGGCGGTGGCATCTACGATTACGACTCAGCATACGAGATGGCGGCAGTCGCGGACACGGTTGTTGTCGGTGATCTCCTCCACGACGCTGGTGTCGAGGCAGTCGAGGCAACCGTTCGTGGAGCAAAAGATGCGCCGCATGAATCATAA
- a CDS encoding type II toxin-antitoxin system PemK/MazF family toxin produces the protein MSVSRGDIVLVNLDPTKGSEIKKTRPAVVIQNDTGNQYSPTTIVAPMTTTLSQYPFVVILRASDEDIDKDSAVQLDQIRTVDIEKRIERTFGQVSDEKMAEIDAAIKVSLGLD, from the coding sequence ATGAGCGTCTCTCGCGGTGATATTGTTCTCGTAAATCTTGATCCCACAAAAGGCTCCGAAATCAAAAAGACTCGTCCAGCAGTTGTTATCCAAAACGATACTGGCAATCAGTATTCGCCTACAACAATCGTTGCCCCGATGACAACGACACTCTCACAATATCCGTTTGTGGTTATTCTTCGTGCAAGCGACGAAGATATCGACAAGGATTCTGCTGTCCAACTCGATCAAATACGGACGGTTGATATTGAAAAGCGTATTGAGCGAACCTTTGGGCAGGTCAGTGACGAAAAAATGGCTGAAATCGATGCGGCGATCAAAGTGAGTCTCGGGTTAGACTGA
- a CDS encoding DUF7437 domain-containing protein — MAQSAASTNSIPIAQLQTVVELLENPTLARIYTYALRSDGATVADFVTELDIPQGTAYDYVRKLEAAGLLTKQEDDRPYEFEAEPLSLTLTTDGETRTITDELVDAAARRTENEDIDVYIDRHGIDGLATALEYAREFVEGTVNHRIMAREQDLSPLEAEIILQALEPVIRAHSDDE, encoded by the coding sequence ATGGCACAGTCTGCTGCCTCCACCAATTCGATACCAATTGCGCAACTCCAAACAGTGGTCGAACTACTGGAGAACCCAACACTGGCGCGAATCTACACTTACGCGCTCCGTTCTGACGGTGCTACTGTCGCGGACTTCGTCACCGAACTCGACATTCCGCAGGGCACCGCCTATGACTACGTCCGAAAACTCGAGGCTGCAGGACTACTGACGAAGCAAGAAGATGACCGTCCCTACGAATTCGAAGCCGAACCGCTCTCGCTCACGCTGACGACAGACGGCGAGACGCGAACTATCACGGACGAACTCGTGGATGCTGCAGCGCGCCGTACAGAAAACGAGGATATCGACGTCTACATTGACCGGCATGGTATTGATGGCCTCGCAACTGCCCTAGAGTACGCTCGTGAGTTCGTGGAGGGTACCGTCAATCATCGAATCATGGCTCGCGAACAGGATCTCTCGCCACTCGAAGCCGAGATCATCTTACAGGCCCTCGAACCAGTCATCCGTGCCCACTCCGACGACGAATGA
- a CDS encoding SprT-like domain-containing protein, with translation MGGLTSSPTTGGHTKYDPTTEDITIALTWTAYENHGWEQFSSTVRHELIHAWQYHEFGDANHGRTFARWTDHLDTSQHCERFTTPKWWLVCEDCGGRIARYRRSETVRNPEQYSCGECGGPLRVEEGNGH, from the coding sequence CTGGGAGGTCTCACATCGAGCCCAACGACAGGCGGGCATACGAAGTACGACCCGACAACAGAGGATATCACGATTGCACTGACCTGGACGGCCTACGAAAACCACGGATGGGAGCAATTCAGTTCCACAGTCCGGCACGAACTCATCCACGCCTGGCAATATCACGAGTTCGGTGACGCGAACCACGGGCGAACGTTCGCCCGCTGGACAGACCACCTCGATACTTCGCAACACTGCGAACGCTTCACTACACCCAAGTGGTGGCTCGTCTGCGAGGACTGTGGCGGTCGGATTGCCCGGTATCGTCGGTCGGAGACGGTGCGAAACCCAGAGCAATACAGTTGTGGTGAGTGTGGTGGGCCGCTCCGTGTTGAGGAGGGCAACGGTCACTAA
- a CDS encoding AbrB/MazE/SpoVT family DNA-binding domain-containing protein, whose translation MSQDTRRVGDRGQVTIPKWIREQEDIHGGDEVIVEREDGKIVIRKPNGVDHEELAKAYKDNAEQAREINEEWEGASREANGYL comes from the coding sequence ATGTCACAGGATACACGGCGCGTCGGTGACCGGGGACAAGTCACGATCCCAAAGTGGATTCGAGAGCAAGAAGATATCCACGGGGGAGACGAGGTCATCGTTGAGCGTGAGGACGGCAAAATCGTGATCCGGAAGCCGAATGGCGTTGACCATGAGGAACTCGCGAAAGCATACAAGGACAACGCCGAACAAGCACGAGAAATAAATGAGGAATGGGAAGGGGCATCGAGAGAGGCAAACGGCTACCTATGA